A window of Amycolatopsis australiensis contains these coding sequences:
- the thrC gene encoding threonine synthase — translation MIRHPWPGLIEAYRDRVPVPDGARVITLGEGNTPLLPAHHLSELTGCEVYLKVEGANPTGSFKDRGMTVAITHALASGLKAVICASTGNTSASAAAYAARAGLTCAVLVPQGKIAMGKLAQAVLHGARILQVDGNFDDCLELARKTANDYPVTLVNSVNPVRIAGQKTAAFEICDVLGTAPDIHCLPVGNAGNITAYWAGYSEYAADGVVKNTPRMFGFQAAGAAPLVHGEPVRDPDTIATAIRIGSPASWTAAVAAKDASEGLFEAVTDEKILEAYRLLAGREGVFVEPASATSVAGLLATAADGRLPGGSRVVCTVTGHGLKDPQTALAGNVEVEPLAVDPSAVAAALDLP, via the coding sequence GTGATCAGGCACCCCTGGCCCGGGCTCATCGAGGCGTACCGGGACCGCGTCCCGGTCCCGGACGGGGCGCGGGTGATCACCCTCGGGGAGGGCAACACGCCGCTGCTGCCCGCCCACCACCTGTCGGAGCTGACCGGCTGCGAGGTGTACCTGAAGGTCGAGGGCGCCAACCCGACCGGCTCGTTCAAGGACCGCGGGATGACCGTGGCCATCACGCACGCGCTCGCCAGCGGGCTGAAGGCGGTGATCTGCGCGTCGACCGGCAACACGTCCGCCTCGGCCGCCGCCTACGCCGCCCGCGCCGGGCTCACCTGCGCGGTGCTGGTGCCGCAGGGCAAGATCGCCATGGGCAAGCTCGCCCAGGCCGTGCTGCACGGCGCGCGGATCCTGCAGGTCGACGGCAACTTCGACGACTGCCTCGAGCTGGCCCGAAAGACCGCGAACGACTACCCGGTCACCCTGGTCAACTCGGTCAACCCGGTGCGCATCGCGGGCCAGAAGACCGCGGCGTTCGAGATCTGCGACGTGCTGGGCACGGCGCCGGACATCCACTGCCTGCCGGTCGGCAACGCGGGCAACATCACCGCCTACTGGGCGGGCTATTCGGAGTACGCGGCCGACGGTGTGGTGAAGAACACGCCGCGGATGTTCGGCTTCCAGGCGGCCGGCGCGGCGCCGCTGGTGCACGGCGAGCCGGTGCGCGACCCGGACACGATCGCGACGGCCATCCGGATCGGCAGCCCGGCGTCCTGGACGGCGGCGGTCGCGGCGAAGGACGCGTCCGAAGGGCTCTTCGAAGCCGTGACGGACGAGAAGATCCTCGAGGCGTACCGGCTGCTCGCGGGCCGCGAAGGCGTGTTCGTCGAGCCCGCCTCGGCGACCAGCGTCGCGGGCTTGCTGGCCACGGCCGCCGACGGCAGGCTCCCGGGGGGTTCCCGGGTCGTCTGCACCGTCACCGGCCACGGCCTGAAGGACCCGCAGACGGCCCTGGCGGGCAACGTCGAGGTCGAACCCCTGGCGGTCGACCCCTCGGCGGTCGCGGCCGCGCTGGACCTGCCGTGA
- the thrB gene encoding homoserine kinase: MSGGFRVTVPASTANLGPGFDAFGMALGLHDVVEVQVTDGGLKVEVADAGAGGVEDVPTDETHLVVRAIRKTCAHLGVEPPGLHLRCFNAIPHARGLGSSAAAVVSGVAAGYALAGRELDAFDALQLAAGFEGHADNAAASLFGGLVLAWCEGDQFHTERLTPHPSIRPVVAVPSERSATATTRGLLPPAVPHADAAHNAGRAALAVHALTAKPELLLAATEDRLHQHYRAPAYPASTELVATLRAQGVPAAISGAGPTVLALTTTGILPAGAGVEGFDVFELAVDLTGVQVAAQ; the protein is encoded by the coding sequence GTGAGCGGCGGGTTCCGGGTCACCGTTCCGGCGTCCACCGCGAACCTGGGTCCCGGCTTCGACGCGTTCGGGATGGCACTGGGCCTCCACGACGTCGTCGAGGTGCAGGTCACCGACGGCGGCCTCAAGGTCGAGGTGGCCGACGCGGGCGCGGGCGGGGTCGAGGACGTCCCCACCGACGAGACCCACCTCGTCGTCCGCGCCATCCGGAAGACCTGCGCGCACCTCGGCGTCGAGCCGCCCGGGCTGCACCTGCGTTGCTTCAACGCGATCCCGCACGCGCGCGGGCTCGGTTCGTCGGCGGCCGCCGTGGTCTCCGGCGTCGCCGCCGGGTACGCGCTGGCCGGACGGGAACTCGACGCGTTCGACGCCCTGCAGCTGGCCGCGGGCTTCGAAGGGCACGCCGACAACGCCGCCGCCAGCCTGTTCGGCGGCCTGGTGCTGGCCTGGTGCGAAGGTGACCAGTTCCACACCGAGCGGCTGACACCCCACCCGTCGATCCGGCCGGTCGTGGCCGTGCCGTCGGAGCGTTCGGCCACCGCGACCACGCGCGGCCTGCTGCCACCGGCCGTCCCGCACGCCGACGCCGCGCACAACGCCGGCCGCGCCGCGCTGGCCGTGCACGCCCTGACCGCGAAGCCCGAGCTGCTGCTCGCGGCCACCGAGGATCGCCTGCACCAGCACTACCGTGCCCCCGCGTACCCGGCGAGCACCGAGCTGGTGGCGACGCTGCGTGCACAGGGCGTGCCCGCCGCCATCTCCGGGGCCGGTCCCACGGTGCTCGCGCTGACGACCACGGGAATACTTCCCGCGGGGGCCGGCGTTGAAGGCTTCGACGTCTTCGAGCTGGCCGTGGATCTCACGGGTGTGCAGGTTGCGGCTCAGTAA
- the rho gene encoding transcription termination factor Rho: MSNTDLLSDVSGTAETNGTAPAPKRTVGGLTGKTVAELRSLAGELGVGETTGMRKGDLIAAIRERQGKTRKPRATAETLPLDGVGEQPKAAAPKAEPKAEAPAVETRPEPKAEAPASAPSDDRPQAERPQQDKQDGQQAQDGQPEEGGRSRRRRGSNRAAGAPDGQQGDRQQGDRQQGQGGDRQQGDRNRDQQRQGGNRGDNRGGDNRGGDNRGGDNRQDGNRQRNNQQDGNRGGQDNRAQQDGDDEEGGRRGRRFRDRRRRGSGGGRGEAGSPDTEIREDDVLLPVAGILDVLDNYAFVRTSGYLAGPNDVYVSLSLVRKYGLRRGDAITGVVRQPREGEQQRQKFNPLVRVDSINGLEPDEAKRRPDFTKLTPLYPNERLRLETEPHKLTTRVIDLIMPVGKGQRALIVSPPKAGKTTIMQDIANAISTNNPECHLMVVLVDERPEEVTDMQRSVKGEVIASTFDRPPSDHTSVAELSIERAKRLVEMGHDVVVLLDSITRLGRAYNLAAPASGRILSGGVDSTALYPPKRFLGAARNIENGGSLTIFATAMVETGSTMDTVIFEEFKGTGNAELKLDRKIAERRVFPAVDVNPSGTRKDELLLSPDELAVTVKLSRVLHALDSQQAIDLLISRLRKTKTNVEFLMQVSKTALGGGEDD; the protein is encoded by the coding sequence GTGAGCAACACCGATCTTTTGAGCGACGTGAGCGGCACGGCCGAGACGAACGGCACCGCCCCCGCTCCCAAGCGGACGGTCGGCGGGCTGACCGGTAAGACCGTCGCCGAACTGCGTTCGCTGGCTGGGGAGCTCGGCGTCGGCGAGACGACGGGCATGCGCAAGGGCGACCTGATCGCCGCGATCCGCGAGCGCCAGGGCAAGACCCGCAAGCCGCGTGCGACGGCGGAGACGCTGCCGCTCGACGGCGTCGGCGAGCAGCCGAAGGCGGCGGCCCCCAAGGCCGAGCCGAAGGCCGAGGCGCCCGCGGTCGAGACCAGGCCGGAGCCGAAGGCCGAGGCGCCCGCCTCCGCGCCGTCGGACGACCGGCCGCAGGCCGAGCGCCCGCAGCAGGACAAGCAGGACGGCCAGCAGGCCCAGGACGGCCAGCCCGAGGAGGGCGGCCGCAGCCGGCGTCGCCGCGGCTCGAACCGCGCCGCCGGTGCCCCGGACGGCCAGCAGGGTGACCGCCAGCAGGGTGACCGGCAGCAAGGCCAGGGTGGCGACCGCCAGCAGGGCGACCGCAACCGCGACCAGCAGCGCCAGGGCGGCAACCGCGGCGACAACCGCGGTGGCGACAACCGCGGTGGTGACAACCGCGGTGGTGACAACCGCCAGGACGGCAACCGTCAGCGCAACAACCAGCAGGACGGCAACCGCGGCGGCCAGGACAACCGCGCCCAGCAGGACGGCGACGACGAAGAGGGCGGCCGTCGCGGCCGTCGCTTCCGCGACCGCCGTCGGCGGGGCAGCGGCGGCGGCCGGGGCGAAGCCGGCTCGCCGGACACCGAGATCCGCGAGGACGACGTCCTGCTGCCCGTCGCGGGCATCCTGGACGTCCTCGACAACTACGCGTTCGTGCGCACCTCCGGCTACCTCGCCGGCCCGAACGACGTGTACGTCTCGCTGTCGCTGGTCCGCAAGTACGGCCTGCGCCGTGGTGACGCCATCACCGGCGTCGTGCGCCAGCCGCGCGAGGGCGAGCAGCAGCGGCAGAAGTTCAACCCGCTGGTGCGCGTCGACTCCATCAACGGCCTGGAGCCGGACGAGGCCAAGCGCCGTCCCGACTTCACGAAGCTGACCCCGCTGTACCCGAACGAGCGCCTGCGTCTCGAGACCGAGCCGCACAAGCTCACCACCCGCGTGATCGACCTGATCATGCCGGTCGGCAAGGGGCAGCGCGCCCTGATCGTGTCGCCGCCGAAGGCCGGCAAGACCACGATCATGCAGGACATCGCGAACGCGATCTCCACGAACAACCCCGAGTGCCACCTGATGGTCGTCCTGGTCGACGAGCGTCCGGAAGAGGTCACCGACATGCAGCGCTCGGTGAAGGGCGAGGTCATCGCCTCGACCTTCGACCGGCCGCCGTCCGACCACACCTCGGTCGCGGAGCTGTCGATCGAGCGGGCCAAGCGCCTGGTCGAGATGGGTCACGACGTCGTCGTGCTGCTCGACTCGATCACCCGCCTCGGCCGCGCGTACAACCTGGCGGCCCCGGCGTCCGGCCGGATCCTGTCCGGTGGTGTCGACTCGACGGCGCTGTACCCGCCGAAGCGATTCCTCGGCGCGGCCCGCAACATCGAGAACGGCGGCTCGCTGACCATCTTCGCCACGGCGATGGTCGAGACCGGCTCGACGATGGACACCGTCATCTTCGAGGAGTTCAAGGGCACGGGTAACGCCGAGCTCAAGCTCGACCGGAAGATCGCCGAGCGCCGCGTGTTCCCGGCGGTCGACGTCAACCCGTCGGGTACCCGCAAGGACGAGCTGCTGCTCTCGCCGGACGAGCTGGCGGTCACGGTGAAGCTGAGCCGGGTGCTGCACGCGCTCGACTCGCAGCAGGCCATCGACCTGCTGATCTCCCGGCTGCGGAAGACGAAGACGAACGTCGAGTTCCTGATGCAGGTCTCGAAGACCGCCCTCGGCGGCGGCGAAGACGACTGA
- a CDS encoding CHAP domain-containing protein — protein sequence MRNIFTRVVLAAAIGAAVIVAAPAADAAGVTAADTHPELATFTATPEASIQAAGDGTPAGAVQWYKNHLGSTAWQGLCEKAAENSYGTTGVWASANAHWNGASPKHTTGTPPAGSFVYWNISAYGHVGIADGSGGFYATSVGGAIGHGSSVSYFSNYRGWTPAAVPHQ from the coding sequence ATGCGAAATATCTTCACGCGAGTGGTGCTGGCCGCCGCCATCGGAGCGGCCGTCATCGTGGCCGCCCCCGCGGCGGACGCCGCCGGTGTCACGGCCGCGGACACCCATCCCGAGCTGGCCACCTTCACCGCCACGCCCGAGGCGTCGATCCAAGCCGCGGGCGACGGCACCCCGGCCGGCGCGGTCCAGTGGTACAAGAACCACCTGGGCAGCACCGCGTGGCAGGGCCTTTGCGAGAAGGCGGCCGAGAACTCCTACGGCACCACCGGCGTCTGGGCGTCGGCGAATGCGCACTGGAACGGCGCGAGCCCTAAGCACACCACCGGCACTCCGCCGGCCGGCTCGTTCGTCTACTGGAACATCAGCGCCTACGGCCACGTGGGCATCGCCGACGGTAGCGGCGGCTTCTACGCCACCAGCGTCGGCGGCGCCATCGGGCACGGTTCCAGCGTGAGCTACTTCAGCAATTACCGCGGCTGGACGCCCGCGGCCGTCCCGCACCAGTAA
- the rpmE gene encoding 50S ribosomal protein L31 encodes MKSGIHPEYVVTTVNCDCGNSFTTRSTKTSGNIHVEICSNCHPFYTGKQKIMDTGGRVARFEARYGKRQKKADAK; translated from the coding sequence ATGAAGAGCGGCATTCACCCCGAGTACGTGGTCACGACCGTGAACTGCGACTGCGGCAACAGCTTCACCACGCGCAGCACCAAGACCTCCGGCAACATCCACGTCGAGATCTGCTCGAACTGCCACCCGTTCTACACGGGCAAGCAGAAGATCATGGACACCGGTGGCCGGGTCGCGCGCTTCGAGGCTCGCTACGGCAAGCGCCAGAAGAAGGCCGACGCCAAGTAG